Sequence from the Acidimicrobiales bacterium genome:
CGGCGATGACGACCCGGTCGGCGCCCACGGCCAGCGCGGCGATCAGCGCGCCCTCGACGACCCGGTAGGGGCTGCGGCGCAGGAGGGCGCGGTCCTTGAACGAGCCCGGCTCGCCCTCGGCGCCGTTGACGACGACGGTGGGCGCGAGCGCCGCCGAGGCGTTCTGCACGATCGTCTGCCACTTCGTGCCGGTCGGGAACCCGGCCCCGCCCCGGCCCCGCAGGCCGGACGCCAGCACCTCCTCGACGACCGACGCGGGGCCGAGCCGCCTGGCGCCGTCGAGGCCCCTTCCGCCGCCGCCGTCGACGTAGGCGCGGAGCGTCGTGACCGGCGCGGCGTCGAGGATGGCGTGGTCTCCGAGGTCGAGCGGCTCCGGCATCGCCCGCATCGTACGCAGCGCCGGGGAACGGCCCTGCCGGCCCGGCCTTGTCGGGCGCCCCTTCGCCCGCGCCCGCTACGGCCCGGCGGTCCCCCGGACGGCCCACGCCCTGGCGACGAGGTCGATGGTCCCGTCGGGGGCCGCGGGGAGCTCGGCCCTGAGGCGCTCGCGCAGGGCGGTGCGCCGGGCCTCGGGGAGCGACGCCACGTAGGCCGGCGCCGGCCCCTGGCCGCCGAGGAACGGCCGCCAGTAGTCGTCGAAGTCGGCGAACACGGTGGGCACCTCGACGGCGCCGACGCGCACGTCGCGCAGCCCGGCCCGCCGCCACCGCTCCTCCATGGCGTCCGCGTGCCAGCCGCGGAACCGGGTGCCCTCGAAGCGCTCCCCGGCCGACGGGTCGAGCGCCCCGGCCGCCTCCCAGAAGTGCCGGAGCATCTCCATCCGCCCCTCGTAGTCCCACACGTAGGCCGCGACCGTGCCACCCGGCGCGGCGGCCGCC
This genomic interval carries:
- a CDS encoding methyltransferase domain-containing protein, giving the protein MDEAWASGDAYEPYIGRWSRLVADGFLDWLAAPGGARWLDVGCGTGAVTSAVLRRCDPAEVVGVDPSAAHVSWCMAHVDDRRARFGPGDATHLPEGPFDVVVSGLVLNFVPDPDAALAAMAAAAPGGTVAAYVWDYEGRMEMLRHFWEAAGALDPSAGERFEGTRFRGWHADAMEERWRRAGLRDVRVGAVEVPTVFADFDDYWRPFLGGQGPAPAYVASLPEARRTALRERLRAELPAAPDGTIDLVARAWAVRGTAGP